The Elusimicrobiota bacterium region TCAGGCGGAAGGCCCGCGTCGGGACGATCGCCCGCGCCGACGCCGTGCGCAGGCCGTCGCGGAGCAGGGCCATCTCGCCCAGCAGCGCCTCCTCCCCGAGCGTCGCCACCTCGGCGCCCGCCGAGCCCATGCTGATCGTCACCGAGACGGACCCGGCGAGGAGGACGAACAGGTCGCGCCCGCTCTCGCCCTGCTCGATGACGAAGTCGTCCGGGGCGTAGGCGCAGACGCCGCTGCGCGGGAAGATCTTGGCGCACAGCTCGCCGTTGAACTCCGGGAAGAAGTTCTCGAGGCGCAGCACCCGCGCCACGACCGCGGCCTCGGGATCGCTCGGGACGGCCCGGGCGGGATTGGCGGACGCCATCCTCAGCGGTTGAGGAGGTCGGGGTTGCGCATGTGCTCGAGGGCGACCTCCTTGGTGATCATCTTCTTCGAATAAAGGTTCTTGATGAACGAGTCCTTCGAGACCATGCCGACCTGGGAGCCGGCCTGGATCGCGTCGTTGATGGCCTCGAGCTTGTTCTCGCGGATGAGCTGGCGCACCGCGGAGGTCGCGATGAGGATCTCGCAGGCGAGGACCAGCCCCTTGCCGTCGGCGCGGGGGAGGAGCTCCTGGGAGATCACGGCCTCGAGCGTCATCGCCAGCTGCTCGCGCAGGCTGTCCTGGTCGGCGTTCGGGACCGCGCTCAGGATGCGCTGCGCGGTCTTCGAGGCGTCGCGCGTGTGCAGGGTGGTCACGACGAGGTGGCCCGTCTCGGCGGCGAGCAGGGCCGCGCGGATGGACTCGGCGTCGCGCATCTCGCCGACGCAGATGATGTCGGGGTCCTGGCGCAGCGAGTCGAGGATGCCGATGTCGAAGGTCGGGGTGTCGACGCCGACCTCGCGCTGGACGAAGATCGAGCGGCAGGGCTTGAACAGGCTCTCGATCGGGTCCTCGATCGTGATGACCTTGCCGGGCTTGCCGGTCTGGTTGATCCACTCGAGCATCGCGGCCATCGTCGTGCTCTTGCCGGAGCCGGTCGAGCCGGTGACGAAGATGATGCCGGACTTCTTGTGCGCGAGGTTGCCGACGATGGGGGGCAGGCCCAGCGAGGAGAGGGGATAGGTCTTCGTCGGGATCACGCGGATCGTCGCGCCCGCCGTGCCCGTCGCCATGTACAGGTTGAAGCGGAAGCGGCCGGTCTCCGTGATCGTGTGCGAGAAGTTGACGCGCAGCTCGCGCTTGAAGGTGTCGCGGTGGAAGTCCTGCAGGTAGGGATCGAGGATCTTCAGGATCGACTCGGAGCTCATCGCCGGATACGGAAGGGCGCCGATCTCCCCGGCGATGCGCGCGATCGGGGGGATGCCGTGGATCAGGTGGAGGTCGGAGCCTCCGCGAGAGACCACGTCCGCGAGCAAGGTCGGGAGGTCGATCGTATCTGCCATACGGGGGGAGGATATAAGGATAGCGGCTCCGCGTCAAGCCCATGACGGTTAATTGACGGTAAAGCCGAATGCAAACGCGCGGAGAGCTTTGCTATACTGTCCCTCGATCCGGGTTAGCTCAATGGTGGAGCAGGCCGCTGTTAACGGCAAGGTTCTAGGTTCGAGTCCTAGACCCGGAGCAGATTTCAGACGCTCGTCAAAATGAGGCCCTTTCGCGGAAGGGCCTCATCTTTTTTGTCCCGACCCGCCCTCTTGACATATACTACTAAGTCGCATATACTACCGAGTAGCATGAGACGCCTCTTTGTCGAAGCCCCGCCGTTCAGCAAACGCGTCGACAAAGAAGGACCCGAGGCGCTTCGCAGGATCCAAGACGAACTTCTTGAAAGGCTTGAGTCCGGGGAGTTCATCCAGGGGACCGGAGGGCTCCAGAAGATTCGCGTAGGCGATGCGGGCCGAGGAAAGGGAAAGCGGGGAGGATTCCGCGTCATCTATCTGGATTTGCCGGCGCATGAGACGACGTATTTGCTGTATCTGTACGATAAAGGCGAACGGACCGACATCTCTGCCGATGAGAAGGCGATCCTGAGGGGACTCGCCGCACGGTTGAAAGGAGGAGCAAGATGAAGAAGACCAAGATGGGCCAGGAGCTGATCGCGGGTCTTCAGGACGCCGTTGAGCACGCGCGCGGCGCGAAGAAGCTTCGCGCGACCGCTCTCGAGCTCCCGAAAGCGGCTCCCCATTGGGGCAAGACCAAGATCGCGACCCTGCGCAAGGATCGCTTCCACATGAGCCAGCCTGCCTTCGCCGCCGTCCTCAACGTCACGGCCTCCACCATCCGCGCCTGGGAACAAGGGCGCAAAGAGCCTTCCGGCGCGGCGGAACGCCTGCTCCAGGTCGCGGACAGCGATCCGAGCGTTTTCCAGCGTCTGCCGACGCGGTAGCGCTGTCACGCTAGGATTCGCATCCGCTTAGCGCCTCTTGGCCCGTTGTGTCGCCTGAAGAAGAACTCATCAAATAAGCCGTCGTCGTTTTGAGGAGCGTCCGACTCGCGGAGAATTTTTCGACGGCGTTGAAAGGGGCCCCCGCAGGTTGACGAACCGTTAACCCCCGGGGGCCTCTCCTTTTTTTGAGCCTGCAAAACGCCCTCGCGATCGACCCGCATGAGAAAGTTATAATCCCATCGACGCCAGGGAGGACGAGATGGTGCAAACCGGGAGGCTCATGAACAGCGGGAGGGTGCCCGACGTCAAGAAGGAGTTGGACAGGGCAAAGACGACAACGTATCAGCTCAGGGTGACGCTCCTGGGAACGAATCCACCCATTTGGCGAAGAATCGCGGTCTCAGGGGGGATCAGCCTGGGGCATCTGCATGGCGTCCTTTTGCAAGCGATGGGTTGGGACGGCGGACACATGCACCTGTTCCATCTCGGCAAGACGGACTACGGCGAGACCCATCCGGAGCTGGAACACGTCGAGGATCAGTGGGAAGTTCGTCTCTGCGATGTCGCACCCAAGGCGAAGAAGCGTTTCGTCTGGGAGTACGACATGGGCGACACCTGGCTGCATGAGATTTTCGTCGAGAAGATCGACCCGGCAGCCCCGCCGCTCAAGGGCGCGGCCATCTGTTTGGCCGGAGCCTGGGCCTGTCCGCCCGAGGACTGCGGCGGCGTCTACGGCTACGAGGACTTTCTGAAGGCCATCCGCGATCCGAAGCATGAGAGTCATGAGGAAATGCTCGAATGGATCGGCGGGGAGTTCGACCCCGAGGCTTTTGATTTAAAGGAGACGAACAAGGCTCTGAGCAGGCTCAAAGGACCGCGATGACCCTCGACCAACTTTCCGCCTGGGCCGCCAAGGGCGAATCCGAGACCCAGGAGTTCAAGCTGACCACCGGCCAGCGCAGCGAGGCCGCGAAGACGGTCTGCGCCATGCTCAATCACAAGGGCGGACGCGTGATCTTCGGCGTCGATCCGAAAGGCCGCGTCGTCGGCCAAAACGTCACGGACAAGACGGTCGAGGATGTCAGCCAGGAACTTCGACAGATCGATCCCCGGCGCTCCCGTCCATCGAGAGGATTCCGGCGGGCAACGGCAACGAGGCCATCGTCGTGGCCGCCGAGAAGGGCGCGCGCCGCCCTTACACCTACCGCGGCAAGGCCTATCGCCGAGTCGGCGCCTCGAATCAGGAACTGGATAGAGACGAGTACAACCGTCTGCTCCTGGAACAGCTTCACGGCGTCTCTCGCTGGGAGAACCAGGCGGCCGAAGGCTGGACGGTCAAGGATCTCGATGAGACCGAGATCGTCCGCACTTTGGAAGAGGCCATCCGCCGCGGCCGCGCGGAGGACCCGGGTACGCGCGATCCGCAGCATATCCTGCGCGGTCTGAAGCTGGCCAAGGACGGGGCTCTCTTTCGCGCCGCCGTCATGCTCTTCGGACGCGAGCAGCGCCTGGCATTGGACTATCCGCAATGCCAACTGCGGCTGGCGCGCTTCCGCGGCACGGACAAGACCGAGTTCCTGGACAACCGGAAGTTCAACGGCAACGTCTTTGAGCTATTACTGCGAGCAGAACGCTTCATCCGCGACCATATTCCCGTGGCCGGACGCGTCGTTCCGAATCTATTTGAAAGAGAAGACGATCCGCTTTATCCGCCGCTGGCCTTGCGCGAGGCCCTGGCCAACGCCTTCTGCCACCGCGACTACTCGATCGGCGGCGGCTCGGTGGGAGTGGCGATCTTCGATGATCGCCTGGAGATCAGTTCTTCCGGCGAACTGCATTTCGGCCTGAAGGCCGCGGACCTCTACCAACCGCACGAGTCGTTGCCGTGGAACCCGCTCATCGCCGACGTTCTCTTCCGGCGCGGCATCATCGAGACTTGGGGCCGCGGCACGCTGAAGATGGCAGAACTGGCCGAGCGCGCCGGACTGCCCCGCCCGGAGATCGAGACGATCCCGGGAGCCGTCGTCGTCCGTTTCCGGCCGAGCCGCTATCTGCCGCCCCAAAAGGTCGGCCATGATTTGACCGCCCGGCAGAGAATGGTTCTCTCATTGCTGGCGGAGGAATCCATGCGATTGTCGGCCATTTATTCCCGCATGAGTGATGGGGTTTCCCTTCGAAATCTTCGGGTCGATTTGGATTTGCTCAGGAAACTCGGTTTAGTCGATTCCCGGGGCCACGGCCAGGGGGCGCGATGGCATTTGAAATGACGATTCCGCCCGATTCTGGCTATTCATGTCCAATTCTGTCCAATCATGTCTAATCCCGTCCCATTCCGTCTCATTGACAAAAAAGAAATGCATTTTAAAGACTTATACGCTAGAGCTCGCCCGGGCTACAACTGTTAGGAAATTCCGCATAGTTCAAAAAGAGGGCTCCCGAAACGCTCAGAGGGAACGGTTGAAGCGCGTGACCCGTAAGAGAGACACAAGATCATGGCTAAAATTCCCGCCGTATCATTGGATGTTTGGAAGGACCTGTATGCGGAAGCCATGCGCTACGAGTCCATAAAGCCCTGGAACATCCTCTGTGAAGAATCGTTTTTCGGCGTCCAGGACCCGGCTTCCGGGCAACTGGGGTACGGCTGCGTGTTGGGCGAGATGGGGACTTTCCTGGCGCTCGCGGTCTACCGGGGAGCCGAAGGCTTCAACATCTATCAACGCCTGAAGAACGACGAAATCCCGGAAGACGAGTCCTTCGCGGCGCAGAACTGCCTGATGGCCCAGTTCGCGGACCGCGAGGAGCTGGAGAAAGCCGACCGGGACAACATCAAGAAGCTGGGATTGCGCTTTCGCGGCGTCCAAGCGTGGCCGTTGTTTCGCAGCCAACTCCCGAGCAACTCTGAGATGCAGCGCAGCCGCGGCGGGTCCGTTCGACCGCCGCGGCTCTTTTTCCCGTCGAGGATTCGCCCGCGCGCGGTTAGAACAGCTTTTCGAATTCCGGCGCCAGCTTATACTTGCGGGCCTTCTTGGACGGATCGGCTATCGCGAGGAATCCCTGCTCGGTCCATTTTTGGAGAAGCAGGCGCGCGGTCCGGGGTGCGAACGAGAAGAGCATCGATATGTCGCGGCTTGTAATGGCCTGTTGCCGGGCGAACAAGGCGAGAGCCCTCCTCTGCCGAGGATCGAGTTTGCGGAGTACGGGAGATTTGTCGGTCTCCCAGCGCGTTTCCGCCGCCTTCGCCTGCCCCTCGACCTTAGCAAACGCCTCACCCATGCCGGCGACGAAATATTCCAGCCAGGCCGTGATGTCCGCTTCCGCCCGTCCCTGATAATAGTTGTGTGAAGGGCCTGCCGCGATGGCGGCATAATAGGCCTGGAGATCTCGCGCATAGTACTCTTCAAGCGAGTAGATGCCCTTCAGCCCATAGCCGCCCAAGTGCAGGACCAGGTTGGTCAGAAGCCGAGCCGTTCGGCCGTTGCCGTCATAGTAGGGGTGGATGGTCGCGAACTGGTAATGCGCGATCGCCGCGCGCAAGGGGCACGGGACGACGTCGGCGCTGCGCGACAGCCACTCAACGAGTTCTTTCATGAGGGGGGGCACGTCCTTGGCTTCCGGCGGCATATAGACGATCCGTCCGCTCAAGCTGTCCTTGATGACGTTCTGGCCGTCCCTGTAAGGCGTCGCGGCGCGCCTCTTTTCTCCCGAACCCATGACTTGACCGTGAATGCTGCGGATATGATCCTCGGTGATCCGAGCCTCGCGTCTTGCCAGGTCTTCAATTCCGGCAAGGGCTCGGTAGTAGCCTTTGACTTCCTTTTCATCACGCGTCCGACCAGGGAAGTGCTGATTCTCGACGATGACTAGCTGCACGTCTTTCTCGGTAAGACGATTGCCCTCGATCATCGTGGAGTAATGGGTCGAGAAAAGGCGAGCGGTTTCCCGGAGGCTGGCGAGAACGGAGGGGGTGATGGGAAGGCCGTTGATCCGCTCTTTGGCACCCTCGAGCTTCGAAAGAGCCCCAGCCAGGTTGTTGGTGATCGTGTACTTCGGAGTGAAGTTCAGGGGCATAATAATGGCATTACCATGCCATTATTATGCCGTTAAACCGTCTTTAATTCAAGGGTATAACCCCTTCCTCTCGCTTTCTTCCCGGCGCTCAGCGGCCCTTGCGGAACAGCTGCGCCACGCCGGCGAGCGCCAGCAGGCCGCCGACGGCGCCGAGCGCCAGCAGCGGAAGAGGATACCGCGAGCGCCGCGACGGGGGGAGCGCCTGCGGGTGGTTCTCCGCCCAGTCGCCGAAGGCCAAAGCCATGTCCTCGGGGCCAGGGAGCTGCAGGGCCTTCTCCCGGATCGGCTGGTAGGCCCGGTCGAGGGCCGCCGCACGGCCGACCGCGTCGAGCGCGCCGGCCTTATCGCCCGCGCCGGCCAGAGCGTAGGCCTTGTGGAAGTAGGCGGGCGCGTCCTCGGGGCTGGCGTCCAAGGTCGACTGCGCCGAGGCCAGGGCGGAGGAATAGTCGCCGATCCGGTTGAGGATCGCCGTGCGCCAGCCCCGCGCCGAGGCGTTGCGCGGATCGAGGCGGAGCGCCTGGTCGAGCTCGTCGATCGAGGAGCGCGCGTCCGCCTTCGCCGCACCGACCGCGCGCGCGGTGAGGTCCCGGGAGAGCAAAGCGCCGACGGCCGGCGTCGCGGAAGGAGCACCGGCCGCGTTTGCGGATCCCGGCGCCTCGCCCGTGGTCCCGCCCAGGGAGGGGCGTCCCTCGCGCAGGTCCTCGCCGTCGAGGCCGGCGCCGCCCGCGGCGGCCTTCGCCAAAGCGGTCCGGCCCGCGTCCATGCCCGTCAGGCTCAGGATCGCCTTCGCCTGCCGGTTCTCCGGGTCGAGGACCAGGGCGCTCTGCGCGTCCTTGACGGCGGACTCGACGTCGCCGCTCTCGTACTCCGCGCCCGCGCGCAGCACGAGGGCGTCGGCGTTGCCGGGGTTGAGGGTCAGGGCCTTGCCGGCCTCCTCTATCGCCGCGGCCGCGTCGCCGTTCTCGAGCGCGACGTCGCCGGCGTCGACGTGAGTGTAGGAGGGGTCCACCTGGTCGGCGAAGAATACCGTCGAGCTGCCCGTGTAAGCCTTGCCGGCGCGGCGAGGCGCCTTGCGCACCTCGCGGACCGCGGCCTGGAATACGCGGTAGAAGACGGGGGAGTCGGCGGCCGCCTTGAGCCGGAACTCCTCCTTGAGACGCACGGCCCGCGCGGCCTCGGCCGCGAGCTGCACGGGGGTCACCTTCGGGTTCTTCGCGTCGCGCGTCTTGCGCGCCCAGGCCGCCTGGTAGCGGAGGAACGAGGAGAACACGTCCTGAGTCACGGGCACGCGCTGCCCTCCGGAGGAGGGGAGCGCCGTCGCCATGACGGCTATGAAGCGCTCGGCCGCCTCGGGCTCGAGGTCGCGCTTCTCGAGGTAGCCGCGCAGGGTCTTCAGGCCCGCGTGGTACTGGGCGGCCGTCAGCTCGACCTCGCCGGAGCGGGGCTCGCCCGCCGCCGGCGCGAACGTCGGGAGGAACGCGAGGGAAACGGCGAGGGTCAGCTTAAACAAGTTCGGTGAGAAGCCGCGCGAAGTCGTTGAGCTGTTCCGACATCTAAGAGAGGAACCCCAGGACGACGAGCGCCGCGATCAGGACGCCGATGAGGCTCTCGCCCGCGATGAACCCGGAGCTGACCGGCACGATGGTCTTCTCCGCGAGCACGGGCCGCTTGCGCTCCATGGTCAGGGCGATGAGCGCGCCGAGGAACATGGAGATGGTGTTGAAGGCCGGGGTCGTGAACGCCAGCCCCAGGCCCGTCGGAGAGGGGATCATCCCGCGGTGCTTCGGGAAGGCCTTCTCGACGAGGACGAGGAGGATGCCGAGGACCGCGCCGGCGGCCAGCGCGTACTGCGCGGTCGGATGCAGGGTGTTGAAGCCTTGCGCCAGGAGGACGGCCACACCCTTCCAGGTCTGCGCTCCGGGCGCGGGCCACTTGTCGGTGCCGAGGAGGTCCGCCGTCGGGATGAGCAGGCGGTAGGCCGGCACGACGAAGACCGAGCCGGCCACGACGCCGAAGAACTGCGCCCAGAACTGCTGGCGCGGGTCCGCGCCGAGCAGGTAGCCGCTCTTGAGGTCGGTGAGCAGGTCGGCGGCGTGCAGGCCGACGCCGCCGGTCACGTTGGCCGTCATCAGG contains the following coding sequences:
- a CDS encoding helix-turn-helix domain-containing protein, giving the protein MKKTKMGQELIAGLQDAVEHARGAKKLRATALELPKAAPHWGKTKIATLRKDRFHMSQPAFAAVLNVTASTIRAWEQGRKEPSGAAERLLQVADSDPSVFQRLPTR
- a CDS encoding PilT/PilU family type 4a pilus ATPase, encoding MADTIDLPTLLADVVSRGGSDLHLIHGIPPIARIAGEIGALPYPAMSSESILKILDPYLQDFHRDTFKRELRVNFSHTITETGRFRFNLYMATGTAGATIRVIPTKTYPLSSLGLPPIVGNLAHKKSGIIFVTGSTGSGKSTTMAAMLEWINQTGKPGKVITIEDPIESLFKPCRSIFVQREVGVDTPTFDIGILDSLRQDPDIICVGEMRDAESIRAALLAAETGHLVVTTLHTRDASKTAQRILSAVPNADQDSLREQLAMTLEAVISQELLPRADGKGLVLACEILIATSAVRQLIRENKLEAINDAIQAGSQVGMVSKDSFIKNLYSKKMITKEVALEHMRNPDLLNR
- a CDS encoding cyclic nucleotide-binding domain-containing protein, which translates into the protein MASANPARAVPSDPEAAVVARVLRLENFFPEFNGELCAKIFPRSGVCAYAPDDFVIEQGESGRDLFVLLAGSVSVTISMGSAGAEVATLGEEALLGEMALLRDGLRTASARAIVPTRAFRLMFEDMGYILQNNPELASHLQGLAKARA
- a CDS encoding Fic family protein, whose product is MPLNFTPKYTITNNLAGALSKLEGAKERINGLPITPSVLASLRETARLFSTHYSTMIEGNRLTEKDVQLVIVENQHFPGRTRDEKEVKGYYRALAGIEDLARREARITEDHIRSIHGQVMGSGEKRRAATPYRDGQNVIKDSLSGRIVYMPPEAKDVPPLMKELVEWLSRSADVVPCPLRAAIAHYQFATIHPYYDGNGRTARLLTNLVLHLGGYGLKGIYSLEEYYARDLQAYYAAIAAGPSHNYYQGRAEADITAWLEYFVAGMGEAFAKVEGQAKAAETRWETDKSPVLRKLDPRQRRALALFARQQAITSRDISMLFSFAPRTARLLLQKWTEQGFLAIADPSKKARKYKLAPEFEKLF
- a CDS encoding type II toxin-antitoxin system RelE/ParE family toxin; its protein translation is MRRLFVEAPPFSKRVDKEGPEALRRIQDELLERLESGEFIQGTGGLQKIRVGDAGRGKGKRGGFRVIYLDLPAHETTYLLYLYDKGERTDISADEKAILRGLAARLKGGAR
- a CDS encoding plasmid pRiA4b ORF-3 family protein, with the translated sequence MPDVKKELDRAKTTTYQLRVTLLGTNPPIWRRIAVSGGISLGHLHGVLLQAMGWDGGHMHLFHLGKTDYGETHPELEHVEDQWEVRLCDVAPKAKKRFVWEYDMGDTWLHEIFVEKIDPAAPPLKGAAICLAGAWACPPEDCGGVYGYEDFLKAIRDPKHESHEEMLEWIGGEFDPEAFDLKETNKALSRLKGPR
- a CDS encoding tetratricopeptide repeat protein — translated: MFKLTLAVSLAFLPTFAPAAGEPRSGEVELTAAQYHAGLKTLRGYLEKRDLEPEAAERFIAVMATALPSSGGQRVPVTQDVFSSFLRYQAAWARKTRDAKNPKVTPVQLAAEAARAVRLKEEFRLKAAADSPVFYRVFQAAVREVRKAPRRAGKAYTGSSTVFFADQVDPSYTHVDAGDVALENGDAAAAIEEAGKALTLNPGNADALVLRAGAEYESGDVESAVKDAQSALVLDPENRQAKAILSLTGMDAGRTALAKAAAGGAGLDGEDLREGRPSLGGTTGEAPGSANAAGAPSATPAVGALLSRDLTARAVGAAKADARSSIDELDQALRLDPRNASARGWRTAILNRIGDYSSALASAQSTLDASPEDAPAYFHKAYALAGAGDKAGALDAVGRAAALDRAYQPIREKALQLPGPEDMALAFGDWAENHPQALPPSRRSRYPLPLLALGAVGGLLALAGVAQLFRKGR